The sequence GCAAAGTGAATTCAGTTTGCAATTTGCCTAAATTATCAACAAGTTTATCTTTTTGTTGTTGAGCATCATACTGGAATTTTAATATTTCTGATTTAGATGAATCTGCTAATTCTCCCAAGTTTGTCATGGTCAAACTCTTTTGTGCTTCCGCTTCGGATTGTAGCTGGGATAATTGAGCAGCAAAGGTAGATTGTAATTCAGCTAAACTTTGAATAACTGTAGTTTGTTGTTGCTGAATTTCCGTTTGCAATTGAGATAACTGTGAGGCGAATTCCCATCGAGATTTTTCTAGGTTTTCTCTAACCTGATCTTGTTGTTGCTGAGTCTTTGATTGTACTTGGGATAATTGCAAAGCAAATTCTCTGGCTAAATGCTCTACATTTTGGTGAATTTCTGTGATTTTTGCTTCTAACTCTACTATGGCGCTATTTTTGGAAATTAATATCTCTGCAGATAATCCTGATAAATTGGCTTTGATTGTATCCGCTTCTTGATTTAATTCATCATTTCTATTTTGTGCTTCTATAAAAATATTCTCCGATTCTTGCTTCACTAAAGCCAATTGATTTTGTAAATCGTCTAAAGCTTGTAACTCTGATGTGGCTCTATCTACAATCTCACGGATAGCTGCTCGACGGATTAGCCAAAATAAAGCGATGACGGGTATGGGAAATAGACTCAGTATCACTAACCAGACATTGAGCAAAAAAGCTGTCAGTCCAAAATTATTAGCAAAATCCTTCTGGGCTCGCAGTAGAGCCAATTCTTCCCGCTCTTGATTTGATGTCACAGCAGCAGGAGTGTTTGTGGGAGTAGTTAATGGTGTGGGTTGTCCACTGGCGATACTAGCGCACAGTAACCATGGTGAAAAGACGGTAACGCTTGGCAAAACTAAAGTCAAAATCAGTTGCTTTTTGCTCTTCATTGAAACCATCCCTACACATTGGTTAGTTTGAGAAACCGCGTGCTTATTTCTAATCTATAACAGAACGAACTTGTGAAATGTAGGCACACAAGCAGGGGGACATTGAAAACTAATTGGCGAAATTAAACTGGGATTGATCTAATTTTATCTTAAAAAAATATTTGATAAGTTTAATTAATTTTAGTAAAGGTTACGAGATACTACAGGATTAGCCTAGCGCGCAGTGATTTAATTGTATTTTTCATCACTTTCCCTTGGGTAAACAACAGCAAACCCACAGATTCTAGCGCAATTGCAGCTTTGAGTGATGGAACAAGTATAAAAAATAAAAAAATACAATTTAATTTTCCGGATGCATTTTACCCATGGCGTGAAGTTATTTTATACTTCATACTTTAGTCGTTAGTAGTAAGAATATGTAAAGCTGGGGTAATTGACACATGTCTCCAAAAATTTTAGTTACCGGAGGAGCTGGTTATATTGGTTCCCATACAGTGCGTCAGCTAGGCGAGGCTGGCTATGATGTGGTGGTATATGATGATTTATCGACCGGTTCAGCAGCCGCAGTCGTTTATGGACAATTAATCGCGGCTTCTCTGGAAAATCAAACATTACTCAACAAAACTTTTGCTCAACATAAGTTTGATGCGGTGTTGCATTTTGCAGCTAGTTTATCGGTTCCGGAGTCAGTAGCCGCACCCCTCAATTACTATGCAAATAATACACGCAACACTCTAAATTTGTTACAGTGTTGCCAAACATTTGGGGTAAAAAAGTTTATCTTCTCTAGTACGGCTGCGGTTTATGGACAACCTCAAGTCAATCCCGTGACAGAATTATCACCAACTCAACCCATGAACCCATACGGGAATTCCAAGCTGATGAGTGAGAGGATGATTCAAGACTTTGCTCAAGCTTCTGGATGCAGATATGTAATTTTACGTTATTTTAATGTCGCTGGTGCTGACCCGACAGGACAACTGGGTCAATCTGCGAAAAAAGCTGAACATTTAATTAAGAGAGCTTGTGACGCGGCTTTAGGTCGTTCTTCTGCGGTGAGCATTTTTGGTACAGACTTCGCTACACCAGATGGAAGTGGAATTAGAGATTACATTCATGTGGAAGATTTAGCTAGTGCTCATGTGGATGCATTGCGTTATTTAGAAGTAGGTAATGATAGTGAAATATTCAATTGTGGTTATGGTCAAGGTTATAGTGTGCGGGAGGTTTTAGCAATGGTGAAAACTATTTCTGGCGTAGATTTTTCGGTGAAAGAAATTACTAGAAGGTCGGGAGATCCGGCTTGTGTAATTGCTGGAACTGAGAAGATTCGCGCTATTTTGGGTTGGAAACCAAAGTATAACAGTTTAGAAACTATTGTGACTACAGCTTTAAATTGGGAAAAGAAATTAATTGCTTTGGCTGTGTTAGAAAAAAATCTCGCTAAACAAAATTTTCAGTTGGGTGCTTTGTTAATTGAACACAAAATTATTTCCGAAAAAGAGCTAGCACAAGCATTGCAAGAGCAATTAGTAAATGGGAAGAAATTAGGGGAGATTTTGGTACAAAAAGCGATGATTTCTTCCCAAAATTTAGAAAAGTTTTTGCTAGAACAAACTTGGCGAAGACAAGGAGTTTGGTTACAGTTACCTGCGGTAATTTGAAAAAAGGCTTGAGTTGAACATTTAGCAAATGCTACCGTCTACAAGATGACACAGCAGTTGTAGGGGTTCTCCAACCATGAAGTGTAGACGCAAACAAGCTTTGAGCCAGCGATCGCTGATGAGTTTCAGCTTAATATCTGTTTTAATTGTACCTAATGCTAGTGTAATGGCGGCGCCACCCAGAACTGCCGACAAGACTATTAATTGTGACATTTTAGCCGTTGGTGGTGGACTTTCTGGGGTAGCAACGGCTCATGAGGGTTTATTAGCGGGACAAACGGTTTGTTTAACAGAAATTACCGACTGGCTGGGGGGTCAAATTTCTGCTCAAGGGACATCTGCATTAGACG is a genomic window of Fortiea contorta PCC 7126 containing:
- the galE gene encoding UDP-glucose 4-epimerase GalE; amino-acid sequence: MSPKILVTGGAGYIGSHTVRQLGEAGYDVVVYDDLSTGSAAAVVYGQLIAASLENQTLLNKTFAQHKFDAVLHFAASLSVPESVAAPLNYYANNTRNTLNLLQCCQTFGVKKFIFSSTAAVYGQPQVNPVTELSPTQPMNPYGNSKLMSERMIQDFAQASGCRYVILRYFNVAGADPTGQLGQSAKKAEHLIKRACDAALGRSSAVSIFGTDFATPDGSGIRDYIHVEDLASAHVDALRYLEVGNDSEIFNCGYGQGYSVREVLAMVKTISGVDFSVKEITRRSGDPACVIAGTEKIRAILGWKPKYNSLETIVTTALNWEKKLIALAVLEKNLAKQNFQLGALLIEHKIISEKELAQALQEQLVNGKKLGEILVQKAMISSQNLEKFLLEQTWRRQGVWLQLPAVI